From a single Thiohalomonas denitrificans genomic region:
- a CDS encoding RES family NAD+ phosphorylase has protein sequence MSHYFPHGPLVRVWRLTTKRYASTAFSGIGNRKVGSRWVPSGELAVYTSEHVATAVLENLVHMEPNHFRNNHVIITADIPNELPMDEISADSLPENWQTLYEDEELQQAGKDWLDSGESAFLVVPSAVVPQERNVIINPQHPDFAYVTIGKPEPFTFDGRLNQKTARPKG, from the coding sequence GTGTCACACTATTTCCCGCATGGACCACTAGTGCGGGTATGGCGCCTGACCACAAAGCGCTACGCGAGTACGGCCTTTTCCGGGATCGGCAACCGAAAAGTCGGTAGCCGCTGGGTACCCAGCGGCGAACTCGCCGTTTACACGTCCGAGCACGTCGCTACAGCCGTGCTCGAAAATCTGGTGCACATGGAACCGAACCATTTCCGGAATAACCATGTCATCATTACCGCCGATATTCCCAACGAACTCCCCATGGACGAGATCAGTGCCGACAGCCTGCCTGAGAACTGGCAGACGTTGTACGAGGATGAGGAGTTGCAACAAGCCGGCAAGGATTGGCTCGATAGCGGCGAAAGCGCTTTTTTGGTCGTCCCTTCAGCGGTGGTCCCTCAAGAACGTAACGTGATTATCAACCCCCAGCACCCGGATTTCGCGTACGTTACGATCGGGAAGCCGGAACCGTTCACTTTCGACGGTAGACTGAACCAAAAAACCGCTCGGCCAAAAGGATAA
- a CDS encoding PAS domain-containing sensor histidine kinase, whose protein sequence is MLAALKSLRSQIDSIFCLSPDAIVIGDINGIIRRVNPAVTRLSGFREEELIGQPAEQFAHPEDLPKLRSGLKKVFQGEMVEGYQIRALVKHGDFIWQEWNGVLLDNGAEFLSIGRDLTRQKNIEAALIDSEARFRRLAENAADMLYRMVLPEGRYEYVSPASSHLFGYSPEEFYWNPLLIREVLHPDWQEYFQKAWAALLDGRVPPTYEYQIIHKSGEVRWLNQRNVLVRDTTGRPVAIEGVVTDITDRKRAEDAARSHAGGYTTLLATSHDGFLRLGRSGRILETNDAYSRMSGFTPEELLRLRIFDLEAQESQADTERHIQQLVETGYERFESRHRAKDGTIIDVEVSSSYWATHDQMLAFIRDITERRRAQTALKAERHRFNGILDALPLYLVLLTTDFRVAFANRYVRERFGEPGERHCFELLFDRSEPCKTCRTYQVLNRPEPVEWHRVGRDGRDYYVYDFPFTDTDGSTLVLEAGLDITDLQQAEAEVRQLNATLEQKVNERTTELAAVNKELESFAYSVSHDLRGPLRAINGFSEIFQEDYGKGLDPIARSYLERISTAAEHMNDLIDGLLTLSRVMRGQLRTEPVNLSTLAEALIKEMSEVGPKRCVEWHIDPGLVADGDPTLIRILLQNLVDNALKYTARGKRALISVGEQWQGRQKVFYVKDNGIGFEEQYARQLFHPFERLHANGEYEGSGIGLATVQRIVHRHGGEVWAEGAVDQGAIIFFTLPSKSG, encoded by the coding sequence ATGCTGGCAGCACTTAAGTCCCTGCGCTCGCAGATCGACTCAATCTTTTGTCTGAGTCCCGACGCCATAGTTATCGGTGATATCAATGGAATCATCCGTCGCGTTAATCCCGCCGTGACCAGACTCTCGGGTTTCAGGGAAGAGGAGTTGATAGGGCAACCGGCTGAGCAGTTTGCCCATCCCGAAGACCTGCCTAAACTGCGCTCTGGCTTGAAGAAGGTGTTTCAGGGGGAGATGGTTGAGGGATACCAAATTCGGGCTCTCGTGAAGCACGGAGATTTCATTTGGCAAGAGTGGAACGGCGTCCTTCTTGATAATGGGGCCGAGTTTCTCTCCATCGGACGTGATCTGACCCGACAAAAGAACATTGAAGCAGCGTTAATCGACAGCGAGGCGCGATTCCGTCGCCTCGCCGAGAACGCGGCGGACATGCTCTATCGCATGGTCCTTCCCGAGGGGCGTTACGAGTATGTCAGTCCGGCATCGAGTCACCTGTTCGGTTATTCGCCTGAAGAATTCTATTGGAACCCTCTTCTCATTCGAGAGGTGCTCCACCCCGACTGGCAGGAGTATTTCCAAAAGGCGTGGGCGGCACTGCTCGACGGCCGTGTCCCTCCGACTTATGAATACCAGATAATTCACAAATCTGGGGAAGTGCGGTGGCTGAACCAACGCAACGTACTCGTCAGGGATACCACTGGACGCCCGGTAGCCATCGAAGGGGTGGTCACGGATATCACAGACCGTAAACGGGCCGAGGACGCGGCACGGTCCCATGCCGGAGGCTACACCACCCTTTTGGCAACATCCCACGACGGTTTTTTGCGGCTCGGCCGAAGTGGAAGAATCCTGGAGACCAATGATGCCTATAGCCGGATGAGTGGGTTTACTCCAGAGGAATTATTGAGGCTTCGCATTTTCGACCTGGAGGCGCAGGAGAGCCAAGCCGACACGGAGCGTCATATCCAGCAACTCGTTGAGACCGGCTATGAGCGCTTTGAAAGCCGGCATCGGGCCAAGGACGGAACGATAATCGACGTCGAAGTCAGCAGTTCCTATTGGGCCACCCACGATCAAATGTTGGCTTTCATCCGCGATATCACCGAGCGGCGGCGTGCTCAAACTGCCCTCAAAGCCGAACGGCACCGGTTTAACGGTATCCTGGATGCGCTTCCTCTCTACCTTGTGCTTCTGACGACGGACTTTCGAGTGGCCTTCGCCAATCGCTACGTCAGGGAGCGTTTCGGCGAACCCGGAGAGCGCCATTGCTTCGAGTTGCTCTTCGACCGAAGCGAACCTTGTAAGACCTGCCGCACCTATCAAGTACTGAACCGGCCCGAACCAGTAGAGTGGCACCGGGTCGGCCGTGACGGACGCGACTACTACGTCTACGACTTCCCATTCACCGACACGGATGGTTCCACTCTGGTCCTGGAGGCCGGACTCGATATTACTGATTTACAACAGGCAGAGGCGGAGGTCCGGCAACTCAATGCGACGCTGGAGCAGAAAGTAAATGAACGCACAACGGAACTGGCCGCTGTAAACAAAGAATTGGAGTCGTTTGCCTACTCCGTATCCCATGATTTACGCGGTCCTCTGCGCGCGATAAATGGCTTTTCCGAAATATTCCAAGAGGACTATGGGAAAGGTCTGGACCCGATTGCTCGCAGTTATCTAGAGCGGATTTCGACCGCTGCCGAACACATGAATGACTTGATTGACGGCCTACTCACCCTTTCCCGCGTAATGCGAGGTCAACTCAGGACCGAACCGGTCAACCTCAGCACCCTCGCCGAGGCACTCATAAAGGAAATGTCTGAGGTCGGTCCGAAGCGGTGTGTGGAGTGGCATATCGATCCCGGCCTTGTTGCCGATGGCGACCCCACGCTCATCAGAATATTGCTGCAAAATCTCGTCGATAACGCCCTGAAATACACGGCAAGAGGTAAGCGGGCACTCATCTCTGTGGGAGAACAGTGGCAGGGCCGCCAAAAGGTTTTCTATGTCAAGGACAACGGCATCGGCTTCGAGGAGCAATACGCTCGGCAGTTATTTCATCCCTTTGAACGTCTACATGCGAATGGAGAATATGAAGGTAGCGGAATCGGACTAGCGACGGTGCAGCGGATTGTCCACCGCCATGGCGGTGAAGTATGGGCCGAGGGCGCCGTGGATCAAGGGGCCATCATTTTCTTCACTTTGCCTTCAAAGAGCGGCTGA